From the genome of Pieris rapae chromosome 5, ilPieRapa1.1, whole genome shotgun sequence, one region includes:
- the LOC111000383 gene encoding glutathione synthetase isoform X1, whose translation MSQSRLASCIPLPLDNKVLSSVVEKAKDWALMHGVGMRDKAHFSKDTIQIAPFVLLPSPFPRTEFTKAVDLQPVLNELMHKVSHDDEFLEKTLQNALEVDDFTAKLYNIWIKVREEGITQPISLGMLRSDIMLESRCPHTENQCAKHTPYCSWKQVEINSIASGFGHLGPVSREIQSYVLRQLGHGELIKNMPENRALSGLCSGIIEAYDMFGVPSAVVLFVVEEVSYNICDQRFHEFEISEKRPDIMIYRKTLNEIYEEAELNDKKQLVIEGRAVAVVYYRSGYEPAQYPSQKEWDARLKVERSSAIKCPSIHYQLAGTKKVQQALAAPGALERFMAEGELRSRVRDIFTGLYSLDFDDNGERAVEMAIADAERFVLKPQREGGGNNLYGADVKEALLRMRHSRERAAYILMERILPPLISGYVVRPNAAVPPSLCDLVSELGIFGVIIGNKEKIYINRQVGHMLRTKLADANEGGVAAGLGALDSPYLLDL comes from the exons GCTTCTTGTATACCGCTTCCACTAGACAACAAAGTACTTTCAAGTGTAGTAGAAAAAGCAAAAGATTGGGCACTGATGCATGGTGTGGGGATGAGAGATAAAGCACATTTCTCAAAGGATACCATCCAg ATTGCTCCTTTTGTGTTACTGCCATCACCTTTTCCAAGAACAGAGTTCACAAAAGCGGTGGACTTACAACCAGTCTTGAATGAACTAATGCATAAG GTTTCTCATGATGATGAATTTCTCGAAAAAACCCTTCAAAATGCCCTTGAAGTTGACGACTTTACCGCCAAGCTGTATAACATTTGGATAAAAGTTCGCGAAGAAGGAATAACACAG CCAATATCATTAGGGATGCTGCGATCTGACATCATGCTGGAGTCGCGTTGTCCCCACACTGAAAACCAGTGTGCCAAGCACACTCCATACTGTTCCTGGAAGCAGGTGGAAATCAACAGTATCGCATCCGGTTTCGGTCACCTGGGACCCGTCTCCAGGGAGATACAAAG TTATGTCTTGAGGCAATTGGGACATGGTGAACTTATCAAAAAC ATGCCAGAAAACAGGGCCCTGTCAGGTTTGTGCTCGGGTATAATCGAGGCCTACGACATGTTCGGTGTTCCCTCCGCAGTGGTGCTCTTTGTGGTCGAAGAAGTCTCCTACAATATTTGTGATCAGCGATTCCACGAGTTCGAGATATCCGAGAAACGGCCGGATATTAtg ATCTACAGGAAGACGTTGAACGAAATTTACGAAGAGGCCGAGTTGAACGACAAGAAACAGCTGGTCAT AGAGGGTCGGGCCGTGGCGGTGGTGTACTACAGGTCCGGCTACGAGCCGGCCCAGTACCCCTCGCAGAAGGAGTGGGACGCCAGGCTCAAGGTCGAGAGATCGTC GGCCATCAAGTGTCCGTCGATCCACTACCAACTCGCGGGCACCAAGAAGGTGCAACAGGCGTTGGCGGCCCCCGGAGCCCTCGAGAGGTTCATGGCCGAAGGGGAGCTGAGGTCCCGGGTTCGAGACATCTTTACGGGGCTCTACTCTCTGGACTTCGACGACAACGGGGAGAGGGCCGTCGAAATGGCGATCGCCGACGCGGAAAG attCGTATTGAAACCCCAACGCGAAGGAGGCGGAAACAACTTGTACGGCGCCGATGTGAAGGAAGCGCTTTTGAGGATGAGACACAGTCGCGAACGAGCGGCCTATATTCTCATGGAGAGGATATTGCCACCCTTGATATCGGGTTACGTCGTGCGTCCGAACGCAGCCGTCCCTCCGTCTCTATGCGATCTGGTCTCCGAACTCGGCATCTTTGGAGTTATTATTGG GAACAAAGAGAAGATCTACATCAACCGCCAAGTGGGTCACATGCTCCGGACGAAACTGGCCGACGCCAACGAAGGGGGCGTGGCTGCGGGCCTGGGCGCTTTGGACTCGCCCTACTTACTCGATTTATAG
- the LOC111000383 gene encoding glutathione synthetase isoform X2 → MSQSRLASCIPLPLDNKVLSSVVEKAKDWALMHGVGMRDKAHFSKDTIQIAPFVLLPSPFPRTEFTKAVDLQPVLNELMHKVSHDDEFLEKTLQNALEVDDFTAKLYNIWIKVREEGITQSLSLGLFRSDYLMQQPDSNRIKQVEFNTVAASFGAITSYLPSMFRYVLRQLGHGELIKNMPENRALSGLCSGIIEAYDMFGVPSAVVLFVVEEVSYNICDQRFHEFEISEKRPDIMIYRKTLNEIYEEAELNDKKQLVIEGRAVAVVYYRSGYEPAQYPSQKEWDARLKVERSSAIKCPSIHYQLAGTKKVQQALAAPGALERFMAEGELRSRVRDIFTGLYSLDFDDNGERAVEMAIADAERFVLKPQREGGGNNLYGADVKEALLRMRHSRERAAYILMERILPPLISGYVVRPNAAVPPSLCDLVSELGIFGVIIGNKEKIYINRQVGHMLRTKLADANEGGVAAGLGALDSPYLLDL, encoded by the exons GCTTCTTGTATACCGCTTCCACTAGACAACAAAGTACTTTCAAGTGTAGTAGAAAAAGCAAAAGATTGGGCACTGATGCATGGTGTGGGGATGAGAGATAAAGCACATTTCTCAAAGGATACCATCCAg ATTGCTCCTTTTGTGTTACTGCCATCACCTTTTCCAAGAACAGAGTTCACAAAAGCGGTGGACTTACAACCAGTCTTGAATGAACTAATGCATAAG GTTTCTCATGATGATGAATTTCTCGAAAAAACCCTTCAAAATGCCCTTGAAGTTGACGACTTTACCGCCAAGCTGTATAACATTTGGATAAAAGTTCGCGAAGAAGGAATAACACAG tCTCTAAGCCTGGGTCTATTTCGCTCCGACTACTTGATGCAGCAACCAGACAGCAATCGAATAAAACAAGTGGAGTTTAACACGGTGGCAGCGAGTTTCGGCGCCATCACCTCTTATCTTCCCTCCATGTTTCG TTATGTCTTGAGGCAATTGGGACATGGTGAACTTATCAAAAAC ATGCCAGAAAACAGGGCCCTGTCAGGTTTGTGCTCGGGTATAATCGAGGCCTACGACATGTTCGGTGTTCCCTCCGCAGTGGTGCTCTTTGTGGTCGAAGAAGTCTCCTACAATATTTGTGATCAGCGATTCCACGAGTTCGAGATATCCGAGAAACGGCCGGATATTAtg ATCTACAGGAAGACGTTGAACGAAATTTACGAAGAGGCCGAGTTGAACGACAAGAAACAGCTGGTCAT AGAGGGTCGGGCCGTGGCGGTGGTGTACTACAGGTCCGGCTACGAGCCGGCCCAGTACCCCTCGCAGAAGGAGTGGGACGCCAGGCTCAAGGTCGAGAGATCGTC GGCCATCAAGTGTCCGTCGATCCACTACCAACTCGCGGGCACCAAGAAGGTGCAACAGGCGTTGGCGGCCCCCGGAGCCCTCGAGAGGTTCATGGCCGAAGGGGAGCTGAGGTCCCGGGTTCGAGACATCTTTACGGGGCTCTACTCTCTGGACTTCGACGACAACGGGGAGAGGGCCGTCGAAATGGCGATCGCCGACGCGGAAAG attCGTATTGAAACCCCAACGCGAAGGAGGCGGAAACAACTTGTACGGCGCCGATGTGAAGGAAGCGCTTTTGAGGATGAGACACAGTCGCGAACGAGCGGCCTATATTCTCATGGAGAGGATATTGCCACCCTTGATATCGGGTTACGTCGTGCGTCCGAACGCAGCCGTCCCTCCGTCTCTATGCGATCTGGTCTCCGAACTCGGCATCTTTGGAGTTATTATTGG GAACAAAGAGAAGATCTACATCAACCGCCAAGTGGGTCACATGCTCCGGACGAAACTGGCCGACGCCAACGAAGGGGGCGTGGCTGCGGGCCTGGGCGCTTTGGACTCGCCCTACTTACTCGATTTATAG
- the LOC111000383 gene encoding glutathione synthetase isoform X3, whose amino-acid sequence MSQSRLASCIPLPLDNKVLSSVVEKAKDWALMHGVGMRDKAHFSKDTIQIAPFVLLPSPFPRTEFTKAVDLQPVLNELMHKVSHDDEFLEKTLQNALEVDDFTAKLYNIWIKVREEGITQPISLGMLRSDIMLESRCPHTENQCAKHTPYCSWKQVEINSIASGFGHLGPSLSLGLFRSDYLMQQPDSNRIKQVEFNTVAASFGAITSYLPSMFRYVLRQLGHGELIKNMPENRALSGLCSGIIEAYDMFGVPSAVVLFVVEEVSYNICDQRFHEFEISEKRPDIMIYRKTLNEIYEEAELNDKKQLVIEGRAVAVVYYRSGYEPAQYPSQKEWDARLKVERSSAIKCPSIHYQLAGTKKVQQALAAPGALERFMAEGELRSRVRDIFTGLYSLDFDDNGERAVEMAIADAERFVLKPQREGGGNNLYGADVKEALLRMRHSRERAAYILMERILPPLISGYVVRPNAAVPPSLCDLVSELGIFGVIIGNKEKIYINRQVGHMLRTKLADANEGGVAAGLGALDSPYLLDL is encoded by the exons GCTTCTTGTATACCGCTTCCACTAGACAACAAAGTACTTTCAAGTGTAGTAGAAAAAGCAAAAGATTGGGCACTGATGCATGGTGTGGGGATGAGAGATAAAGCACATTTCTCAAAGGATACCATCCAg ATTGCTCCTTTTGTGTTACTGCCATCACCTTTTCCAAGAACAGAGTTCACAAAAGCGGTGGACTTACAACCAGTCTTGAATGAACTAATGCATAAG GTTTCTCATGATGATGAATTTCTCGAAAAAACCCTTCAAAATGCCCTTGAAGTTGACGACTTTACCGCCAAGCTGTATAACATTTGGATAAAAGTTCGCGAAGAAGGAATAACACAG CCAATATCATTAGGGATGCTGCGATCTGACATCATGCTGGAGTCGCGTTGTCCCCACACTGAAAACCAGTGTGCCAAGCACACTCCATACTGTTCCTGGAAGCAGGTGGAAATCAACAGTATCGCATCCGGTTTCGGTCACCTGGGACCC tCTCTAAGCCTGGGTCTATTTCGCTCCGACTACTTGATGCAGCAACCAGACAGCAATCGAATAAAACAAGTGGAGTTTAACACGGTGGCAGCGAGTTTCGGCGCCATCACCTCTTATCTTCCCTCCATGTTTCG TTATGTCTTGAGGCAATTGGGACATGGTGAACTTATCAAAAAC ATGCCAGAAAACAGGGCCCTGTCAGGTTTGTGCTCGGGTATAATCGAGGCCTACGACATGTTCGGTGTTCCCTCCGCAGTGGTGCTCTTTGTGGTCGAAGAAGTCTCCTACAATATTTGTGATCAGCGATTCCACGAGTTCGAGATATCCGAGAAACGGCCGGATATTAtg ATCTACAGGAAGACGTTGAACGAAATTTACGAAGAGGCCGAGTTGAACGACAAGAAACAGCTGGTCAT AGAGGGTCGGGCCGTGGCGGTGGTGTACTACAGGTCCGGCTACGAGCCGGCCCAGTACCCCTCGCAGAAGGAGTGGGACGCCAGGCTCAAGGTCGAGAGATCGTC GGCCATCAAGTGTCCGTCGATCCACTACCAACTCGCGGGCACCAAGAAGGTGCAACAGGCGTTGGCGGCCCCCGGAGCCCTCGAGAGGTTCATGGCCGAAGGGGAGCTGAGGTCCCGGGTTCGAGACATCTTTACGGGGCTCTACTCTCTGGACTTCGACGACAACGGGGAGAGGGCCGTCGAAATGGCGATCGCCGACGCGGAAAG attCGTATTGAAACCCCAACGCGAAGGAGGCGGAAACAACTTGTACGGCGCCGATGTGAAGGAAGCGCTTTTGAGGATGAGACACAGTCGCGAACGAGCGGCCTATATTCTCATGGAGAGGATATTGCCACCCTTGATATCGGGTTACGTCGTGCGTCCGAACGCAGCCGTCCCTCCGTCTCTATGCGATCTGGTCTCCGAACTCGGCATCTTTGGAGTTATTATTGG GAACAAAGAGAAGATCTACATCAACCGCCAAGTGGGTCACATGCTCCGGACGAAACTGGCCGACGCCAACGAAGGGGGCGTGGCTGCGGGCCTGGGCGCTTTGGACTCGCCCTACTTACTCGATTTATAG